The Thermocrinis ruber genome has a window encoding:
- a CDS encoding penicillin-binding protein 1A, protein MVRKIGLILAIFFGVPFLVLFVILLALYNGLPSPKALKDWKPPEATVIYDYKGRPFGDIALQRRYYVTLDKIPAHTRYAFIAAEDKNFYKHFGVDPIAIIRALIINIHSKDIKQGASTITQQLARNLFLTPERSLTRKIKEALLAIKIEREFSKDKILELYLNYIYLGHGAYGVEAASRIYFGKSVKDLTVDESAVLASLPKAPTKYNPFRNPERILERRNYVLLRMLEDGYISQEEYEIYSKKPLKLRLENRYYGMDYFLDYVKDYVVEKYGETILAGGYAIYTTIDKDLQEHARQVLEKGIYRVAKANGIPALPADYSTAEKLYREQKVDIKPGKVLIGKIKDVQGNEYVVEIGDKEFKAEKGELPFEKGDYVFVRFYQVKKELRWEVLPDLQGALVALDAKTGAIRAMVGGYSYMRSPYNRTVYAKRQPGSAIKPIIYLSALMKGYTQASLIDATPRSFYDPSTGKEWTPRNYEGAEYGYVSLRTALAKSINTATVNLLADIGFDLPIQVGKSLGLELKPYYSMALGSIETTPLQLTSAYQAFANLGVWCKPYFIVKIVSSDGRVLEENSPQCEQVLPTQETRVLVDMLRAVVLEGTAVSASSIDRFVAGKTGTTNDYMDAWFVGFTPEIVAGVWVGFDLKRSMGKGMAGARVALPIWIDFMSVAAYMFPKEDFPVPEGVVFVNCPTPMAFIAGTEGICSQKQEQQEQEKPKDELEGIVEPKFLPEQQEQPKIKEVP, encoded by the coding sequence TCCAGAGGAGGTACTATGTTACTCTTGATAAAATACCTGCCCACACAAGGTACGCCTTTATAGCCGCAGAAGACAAAAACTTTTACAAACACTTTGGCGTAGACCCCATTGCCATCATCAGGGCACTCATTATAAACATTCACAGCAAAGACATAAAACAGGGCGCTTCCACCATTACCCAACAGTTGGCAAGAAACCTCTTTTTAACGCCAGAAAGAAGTCTAACAAGGAAGATAAAGGAAGCCCTCTTGGCGATAAAAATAGAGAGGGAGTTTTCAAAGGACAAAATTTTGGAACTTTACCTTAATTACATATACCTTGGACATGGAGCCTACGGGGTAGAAGCAGCATCCCGCATATACTTTGGCAAATCGGTAAAGGATTTAACGGTGGATGAGTCCGCGGTATTGGCGAGCCTGCCAAAGGCACCCACAAAGTATAACCCCTTTAGAAACCCAGAGAGGATCTTAGAAAGGCGCAACTATGTGCTCTTGAGAATGTTGGAGGACGGCTACATAAGCCAAGAGGAGTACGAAATCTACTCAAAGAAACCACTAAAGCTAAGGCTTGAGAATAGATATTACGGCATGGATTACTTCTTGGATTATGTAAAGGATTACGTAGTGGAAAAATACGGCGAGACCATTCTGGCAGGGGGCTATGCTATATACACCACCATAGATAAGGACCTTCAGGAGCATGCAAGACAGGTGTTAGAAAAGGGTATATACCGGGTGGCAAAGGCAAACGGCATACCAGCCCTCCCTGCAGATTACTCCACTGCGGAAAAACTCTACAGAGAGCAGAAGGTGGATATAAAACCGGGCAAGGTGCTCATAGGAAAGATAAAGGACGTGCAGGGTAATGAGTATGTGGTGGAAATAGGGGACAAAGAGTTTAAAGCAGAAAAGGGTGAGCTTCCCTTTGAAAAGGGAGACTATGTTTTTGTTAGGTTTTATCAGGTAAAAAAAGAGCTAAGGTGGGAAGTTCTGCCGGACCTTCAAGGTGCCTTGGTAGCTTTGGATGCAAAGACGGGTGCCATAAGGGCAATGGTTGGGGGATATTCTTACATGAGGAGCCCTTACAATAGGACGGTGTATGCCAAAAGGCAACCGGGCTCTGCCATAAAACCGATTATATATCTCTCCGCCCTCATGAAGGGCTACACACAGGCCAGTTTAATAGACGCTACACCCAGAAGTTTCTACGACCCATCCACAGGCAAAGAATGGACGCCAAGGAACTACGAGGGAGCTGAGTATGGATACGTGTCCTTGAGAACTGCTTTAGCTAAAAGTATAAACACCGCCACTGTAAATCTGTTAGCAGACATAGGCTTTGATTTGCCAATACAGGTGGGAAAAAGTTTGGGATTGGAGCTAAAACCTTACTACTCTATGGCTCTTGGTAGCATAGAAACAACACCTCTACAGCTAACCTCCGCCTACCAAGCCTTTGCAAACCTCGGTGTATGGTGTAAGCCTTACTTTATAGTCAAGATAGTCTCTTCGGACGGGCGGGTTTTGGAGGAGAATAGCCCCCAATGCGAACAAGTTTTGCCAACACAAGAAACAAGAGTGCTTGTTGATATGCTTAGGGCTGTAGTTTTGGAGGGAACCGCAGTGTCCGCCTCCTCCATAGACAGGTTTGTGGCGGGAAAAACGGGCACAACCAACGATTACATGGATGCGTGGTTTGTAGGATTTACTCCTGAGATAGTCGCTGGTGTTTGGGTGGGCTTTGATTTAAAAAGAAGCATGGGCAAAGGTATGGCTGGTGCCCGGGTAGCCCTGCCCATTTGGATTGATTTTATGTCTGTGGCCGCATACATGTTTCCAAAGGAGGACTTCCCAGTGCCAGAGGGTGTTGTCTTTGTAAATTGTCCCACTCCAATGGCTTTCATAGCTGGCACAGAGGGAATATGTTCTCAAAAGCAGGAACAACAAGAACAGGAAAAACCCAAGGACGAGCTTGAAGGCATAGTGGAACCCAAGTTTTTACCAGAACAACAAGAACAACCAAAGATAAAGGAGGTACCCTAA